The window CTGCTCTTTCCTCTAGCTCCTGTATATTTTGTTACAACAACTCCATACCCTATTTTAGCAGCATTTTGAGCATCATGAACACTTCTAAAGATTGGATCTATTCCAGCATTAACATCTGAAGACATAGCATTAGAGTTCCATAATGTTCTTCTTAACATCATCTCATTGTAATTACCTTTTACTTTTTCTAAAAGATCTCCAGTTACATAGTTGATATAATCAGATTTTAATCCTGTTGATCCTGCTGATCCTATCTCCTCTTTATCTGCTAAGAAACATACTGCTGTTCTTTTTGGAGTCTCTTCTAAATCAAGAATTGCCATCATTGAAGTATATCCACAAATTCTATCATCTTGTCCATAAGCTCCTATCATAGATTTATCAAATCCTAAATCTCTAGCTTTTCCAGCTGGTACAAGTTCAAGTTCTGCTGATATAAAATCTTCCTCTATCATTCCATAATCTCTATTTAAAATTTCAAGAACTGTATATTTTATCTTTTCTTTTATCTCTTTATCTTCAATAGTTGAAGGGATACTTCCTACAAGTATTTGAAGTTCCTCTCCTTTTATAACCTCTCCACTTTTTCTATCTCCTTGGATTTTTCCTGCAAGGTGTGGAAGAATATCTGGAATTGTAAATACTGGATCTTCATCTTTTTCTCCTATTTCAATATTTACTTTTTCTCCAGATGCTAATACTACAACTCCGTGCATAGCTAATGGAATTGATGCCCATTGATATTTTTTAATTCCACCATAATAGTGAGTTTTCATATATGCAAGATCTAAATCTTCATATAGTGGATTTCCTTTTAAATCTAATCTTGGAGAGTCAACATGAGATACTACATAGTTTACACCTTTTTCTATATCATCTTCTCCAACTACAACTAATACAAGGTTTTTTCCTCTATTTACATAGTAAACCTTATCCCCAGCTTTTAAACTGCTTTTATTTTCAGCATTTACAAAACCTTTAGATTCTACTAATTCAATACCTTTAGTTACAAACTCTCTTTCAGTTTTAGCACTGCTCAAAAATTCTTTGTATCCTTCTGAAAACTTAAATACTTGGTCTTTGCTGTCTACACAGTTCCAACCATTTTCTTTTTTGTAATTCATCTTACCATCTCCCTGTTTTAGATGTTTGTTTCACCAAGTATAGTATATCATATCTTTTAACTTTATAAATAAAAAAAGGAAGATTTTACTCCTCCTTTATCTAAAACTATTTTTCATTAGCCCAAAGTGTCAGTTGCTCTAACATATCCTCAGTAATTACTTGTGTTTCTAGCATCTCATCAGTATTTTTGTACATTATTCCTCCTGCAATATATATAAAATTTTTTATCTTCAAAAATTAGTGACATAGATGTTATTATATTATTCATTCTATATTTTAGCAAGAAAATATTTTTACTTTTCTAATTAGTTGTGATATTTCTATAAATATCACTATATCTTGTGTAATATTTCATTATAATTTACTCAATAAAAAAGCTGTCACAACTAACATAAATTTGTTAATTTATAACAGCAATTTTTTTAATTATAAATTTAAAAATAGATTTATCAACACAAGCTTCATATTTACTGGAAATCTAAGCATACTTTTAAGTTTTAATCTATCTTCTAAACCACTTAAATTACCTAATGTTGACACTGTGTATTCTATTATTTTTCTCTGCAAATTTCTATCATTTGCTCCTCTTAAAATCTCTTCAGCAAAATAAAGTTTTTCCTGTTGAGCTAAATAGTGCCTATTATTTATAAAATCTTTTATACATTTATAAATATAAACCTTCTCTTTAAAATCCTCTGTTTCCTCATATTTTTTTAGATGAACTCCTATCATCTCATAAGATTCAGCTTTTTGCAGATCTATATCACTGATCTTAAAATTTTCTATATCTCTACTATTTCCAAGAAAAAAATTATAAGTGAACTCATCTACATCTAGTTCCTCTGCATCTCTTTTCTTTATCTTAACTAGAATACTTCTAGATTTGATAGTTGGTAAAATATTTAAACTATTTGTTAAAAGAATAAAAAAACTATTCTCTGCTGGTTCTTCTATAAGTTTCAAAAGAGAGTTTCCAGCCTCTTTTTTTAACTTTTGAATATCTTTTAAGATAAATATTTTTCTCTTACCTTCAGAGGCAGATGATGAAGACTTATACCCTAATTCTCTTACAGTGTCAACTTTTATTCCATTTACATCTTCTACAACTTCAAGATCTCCATATGTCAATCTTTCTATTCTTTGACACACATTACAACTGTCACAGAAGTCATCTTCAAAAGTCTCACAACATAAACCTTTAGCAAAATATAGAGCAAATTCTAAAAGTTGATCACTATCACTTCCATAGAAGAGATATGTCCCTGATTTCTTATTCAATTTTAGTTCATTTTTAAAAAATCTTTTTACCTCTTCATTGGAAACAATATCTTTTATCATTATCTTTCAGCCTTTTCTATTTTTCTTAATATATTTAGTTGATCAAGTGCCATTCCAGCCCCTCTTACAACACTTTCAAGAGGATTTTCAGCTAATCTAACTGCTAGATTAGTATGTTTAGCTATCATCTCAGGGAAGTTTCTTATCAATGAACCTCCTCCAGCCATAACTATTCCATTATCTACAATATCAGCTGCAAGTTCTGGTGGAGTTCTTTCAAGGACATATTTTACACACTCTACAATCTCCATAAGAGAATCATTTATAGCCTCTCTTACCTCTTCAGAACTTATCTCTACTGTTTTAGGAAGTCCCATTATTAAGTCTCTTCCTTTTATAGCAATAGTTTCTTCCTCTTCTAATGGAAGAGCAGTTCCTATCTTAATTTTTATCTCTTCAGCTGTCTTATCTCCTATTAATAGGTTATGTGTTTTCTTTACATATTTTATAATATCAATATCAAAGTTATTTCCAGCTGTTCTTATTGTTTTACTTACTACTGTTCCCCCTAATGAGATAACAGCTACGTCTGTAGATCCACCACCAATATCTATTATCATATTTCCTTCTGGGACCGCTATATCAAGTCCAGATCCAAGAGCAGCAGCTCTAGCTTCCTCTATAAGATAAGCTCTCTTTGCTCCTGCTGAAATTGCAGCTTCTAGTACTGCTCTTTTCTCTACCCCTGTAACATCTATTGGCACACATATCATAATTTCTGGCATAATAAAATTATATGATCCAAAAACTTTTTTAATAAAGTATTTTATCATAGCTTCTGTTATATCATAATCTGCTATTACCCCTTCACTTAAAGGTTTTACTGCAACTATTGTATCTGGAGTTTTTCCAAGCATCTCTTTAGCTTCATTTCCAACAGCCAAAACTTTTCTACTCTCTCTCTCAACTGCAACAACTGAAGGTTCATTTAAAACTATTTTTTTATGTTTCTTGCTATATACAAGTGTATTAGCTGTTCCTAAATCTATTCCTATACTTCTGTTAAGTCTAAAACTTGGGAATAACTTCATCTATACTTCACCCTCTATACATTTTTTTAATGCCATCTCTATTAAATCTTCTCTATTATCTGTATAAAATGCTGCAATCAATGCTTCAAATGCTGTTGCCTCTTTATACTCCATCACTGAACAAGATTTAGGAAAAGTCTTTATATTTCCATTTTTAGCTCTATTTCCTAATTGCTGATATTTTTCTTCTAGCAATGGTAAAATCTCTTTATACAGTACACTTTGCCTCTTAGCATTGACACACTCTTTTACTTTTCTATTTAAGTTTTGAAGATTTAACCCCTTTGAAATCCAATATTTTCTTACATATAGCTCCCAAACAGCATCTCCTAAATATGCCAATACTACTCCACTTGTCTCTCTTAAATCTACATACTCCATGTAGTCTTATCCTTTCCATCTTTAATTTTTATTCCCATTTCAGCAAGTCTATCTCTTATCTTATCTGACATCCCCCAATTCTTTTCAGCTCTTGCTTCTCTTCTAAGTTCAAGAATAAATTCTACAAGTTCAGAAGTAAGGTTTCCAACTTCATTATCTAATTTTAATTTAACTCCTAGAACTTCTTCCATTATATTTACTATATAATCAACTGTTTTTTGTACATTTTCTTTTCCTAATACACTTAGTTTTTCACTATCTAAAGCTTTATTTAACTCTTTTACAAGTTCAAATATAGCTCCAAGTCCTTGAGCTGTGTTAAAGTCATCATCCATTCCAGCAATAAACTTTTCACTTGAAGTTTTTAATACTTCTGCTAACTCTACACAATCATTTCCATTTTCTACTGCTTCATTAGCAAGAATATTTTTAGCTCTTACAAGAGCATTTTCTATTCTTTCAAGAGATGATTTAGCTTGATTTAACTCATAGTTTGAAAATTCCATAGGTTTTCTATAATGAGCTCCCAATACAAACAGTCTTATTACTCTTCCTTCAAATTGCTCTAATACTTGTCTTAATAACATAAATGTTCCTGATTTAGACATCTTTTCACCATTGATATTGATATATCCATTGTGCATCCAATATCTAGCAAACTCTCCTCCACAAGAGCATTTAGATTGTGCTATCTCATTTTCATGGTGTGGGAATATTAAATCTTGTCCTCCACCATGAATATCAAATGTATCTCCTAAATATCTATGTGACATTGCAGAACATTCAATATGCCATCCTGGTCTTCCTTTTCCCCAAGGTGAATCCCAACTAGGTTCTCCCTCTTTAGCTTTTTTCCAAAGAGCAAAATCTAGTGGAGATTTTTTTATATCTGCAACTTCTATTCTTGCACCACTTTGTAGATCATCTATATTTTGTTTTGAAAGAGCTCCATATTTTTCTTTATAACTCTCAACATCAAAATATACATCTCCATCAGCTTCATAAGCATGTCCTTTCTCAATAAGATTTTGAATTATCTCAATCATATCACCAATATGCTCAGTTGCTTTAGGTCTTATCATTCCCTCTTCTTTTAAGTTAACTTTTGAAGTATCTTCAAAATAAGCTTTTATATATTTATCAGCAATAGCTTTTAAATCTACTCCCTCTTCGTTAGCTCTCCTTATCATTTTATCATCAACGTCAGTGAAGTTTTGTACATATTTTACTTTATATCCTCTATATTCAAAATATCTTCTTACAGTATCAAAGAAGATAGCTGGTCTTGCATTTCCTATATGAATATAGTTATATACAGTAGGTCCACAGACATACATTGACACTTCTCCATCTTTTATAGGTTTAAATTCATCAACTTTTCCACTAAGTGTATTGTATATCTTTATCATTTTTTCCTCCTTATTTTTAATCTACTCTTATTTTATTGTATTAATCTCATTTTTTAACTTTTCATAAGGGATAGTAACCTCTATATCTATCTCATTTCCTATTCCCTTCACTTTTAAATCTACTCCTGCCAAATCTTTTGCCTTAGAAATAGCAGAGATCTCAAACTCTCCTGTAATAAATTGCTTATCCTCTACAACATATGGAGAACTATTTTCTTTAAACATATCTTGTCCATAGATTAAAACATTTCCCTTTAAAGTTACATTCTCATTAAATATTTTTAATAGATCTTGTAATTTTAAAAGATTTTTATCTGTTTTAAATGGTATCATAGCACTTTCTTTTTCTAAGTCTAGAATAATCTCTCCATCAATCTCTTGTAAGATCTCTTGAGGTGTAATTCCAAACATACCTTGCCACATCATTGTTATAGCTTCTCTATTTCCAAAGATATATTTATTGAAAATTAAATTTTCTAAGTTTTCAAAGTTTTCCATAGAGATATATAATTTATTTTTATCTACATATTTTAAAATTTTTCTCTCTTTAGGTTGAACTTCAAATCCTGCAAATACATCTTGTATTCCATAGATTTTTACATCTACTTTTCCTTCAGTTTTGTTTAGATCCCAAGTTGCTGATGCTGCTTCAATTCCAGTAGCTGGATATTTGCTATTATTATAAACTAAAACTCCAAAATCTCTATTTTTATTTTCATCTAGTATCTCTTCTATTTTAGCATTATATGAACTTTTTTTCTCTACAAATTTTTTAAGAAATATTTTATTTTCTGAAAGAACTATCTGTCCTCTATAAAAAATAGCATATATATCTTTAAGATCTCTCTTAAAAATCTCTGTATCTACCAATTTTTGTTTATATTCTGGTTTTAATTTATAGAACTCTCCATCTTTATCAAAATACTTTGTACTCTCTTTTATAGCAAAAGGGTACCATAATCCTGTATCTACTGCTGCTGCTGTATTAACCTCTCCTGTAAGAAGTGTTCCATCTACCAATACATACAATTGAGAGATATATCTATTTATCTCTTCAGCCTTTTTAGCATCAAATTTATATCCTAAATCCTTAGCTATTTCAGCTTGTTCTGCATATTTTTCTGGAGAAATTTTCTTTTGAAGAGCATAGATTGCAATACTGTCTTCTGAAATAAACTCTCTTGGAGACACTTTATAAATATAATTAAAACCTAATATTCCACCTGCTATTAGTATTAATAGTACCAATAAACCATAAAGTTTTTTCATAGGTTTTTCCACCTCCTCTAGTTAATTTTTCCTTTTATTATTCTTTCTATCTCTCTCTTAACTAAATCTAAATTCTCATTTTTAAATATAGGTGTAGCAATTCTTGCTGTCCTTACTTTTCTATCACTTAATTCACAGCTTAAACTTCCTTCTTTCATAAAGTCAGCCTCTTGAATTATATCTCCATTAGGAGCTACTGCCATAGAGTTTCCAAAGAATGTGATTCCATCTTCAACTCCAACTCTATTTGCAAATATTGTATAAACTCCATTTAAATATGAACTGCTTTTTAAAATATCTCTCCATTGTGAAGAAATATCATGTTTATTAATTCCTAATCTAGCTGGTGCTGCTGCTGATACAAAGATATATTTAGCATTATCTTGAGCTAAGATAAATTGTACAGATTGATGCATCATATCTTCACCTTGTCCCATAGCCATTCTTCCAAATTTTGTATCAAAGGCTCTTATCTTATCTCCACTCATAAAATATCTACCTTCAAAAAACATTCCATAATTTGCAAGATAAACTTTTCTATGTTTATAAATAACCTTTCCATCTTCAAGATAGAAAAGTGTATTATAAGGATAGTCTTCCTCTCCTATCTCTACTGCTCCAAAAATTATACTTATCTCTCTACTTTTTTCTAATAAAATTTCTGGAACATCTTTTATTGCAGTTTCAAAAACTAAATCTTCTAAAACATATCCATTTAAACATAGTTCAGGAAAAACTATTAAATCTTCTCCGTTAGCTATTCCTTTATCAATAGCCTCTAACATCTTTAATAAGTTTTTCTCTCTATCTCCTAACACAGGTTTCATCTGTTCAATATGAACTCTCATTTTTTCCTCCTATTACAAGAATTTTAGATCCTCTTGTGTAGTTATCTTTATATTATCATAATCCCCAATTAATATTTTAACTTTAAGATCTAATCTTTCAACTAAAGATGAATCATCAGTTCCTAAGAAACCATCTTTTTCAGCTTGTTCATAAGCTTGTTTTAAAATATCACCTCTAAAAGTTTGAGGTGTATGAACTGCAACAAGGGCAGATCTATTAGGTGTAGTTAAGATCTCTCCATCAATTCCTACAACTTTTATTGTATCTTTTACAGGAACTCCAACTACAACTCCTACTAAATCCTCTTCATTGTCTAACAATTCACAACTTTTTTCAATATATTTTTCCTTTAAAAATGGTCTTACTCCATCTTGCACTAATATAATATCACTATTATCATCTTTTCTCAAAGCATTATAGATAGAATTTTGTCTCTCTTTTCCACCTGCTACTACTTCTTTAACTTTTGTAATACTATATTTTTTACAAATATCCTCTACTAATTGGATATTATCTTCATTAGTCACTATAATAATATCATCTATAATCTTTGAGTTTTCAGCAATCTCTAAAGGAGTTACAAAAAGAGGTTTATCATTATACTCTAAAAATTGCTTCGGATATGATAGCCCCATTCTCTTTCCTACTCCAGCTGCTGCTAATATAAGAGTTACTTTTTTTCCTATTTTAGAGTTACCACAGTACATCCAAGTCCTCCCTCTCCATGTCCTCCTATTCTATACTCTTTTACATATGGACATTTTTTCAAATAGTTTAAAATTCCCTCTCTTAAAGCTCCTGTTCCCTTACCATGAATTACATATACTTCTGTATAAGAGTTCATAACTGCTCTATCTAAATAGTTTTCAAGTTCAAAAATTCCCTCATCAACCATTTTTCCTCTTAAATCAATTTCATTTCTTACAGAAGTTGTTTTCTTATGCACAAATGTATTATACTCTTTTTGTTTCTTCTCATGAACAACTTTTACATCATCCATAGATACTTCCATCTTTAAAATTCCAGCTTGTACTTGTACTGTCTCTTTAGCCTTATTAATTTTAATTACATTTGCAAATTGATTTAAGCTGTTTACAAACAATCTATCTCCAACCTTGTAATCTATCTTTCTAGCAACTTTTGGTTTTACCTCTACATTTTTACTCTTATCCTCTTGAAGAGCTGATCTAAGCATATTTAAGCTCTTTTGAACATTTTTAATATCCTCTTTCTTATTCTCTTCCTTTTGAATCTTTTCTACAAGGGCTGCTGCCTTAGATTGCATCTCTCTCATCATAATATCAGCTTTTTCATAAGCTTGTTTCAATATCTCGTTTTTCTCTTTTTCAATAACTCTAAGTTTTTCTTCAAAGATCTCTTTATCTCTTTGAGCTGCTGCTTTTAAAAACTCAACTTGTCTCTTCATCTCATCAAGTTCATCAGCTTTATCTTTGATATTGCTAATCATCTTTTCTATTTTTTTATTATCATCACTGATATAGCTTTTAGCTTTATTTATAACCTCTTCAGATACACCTAATCTTCTAGCTATTGTCAGTGCATTACTCTCTCCTGGTATTCCTATCATAAGTCTATAAGTAGGTGACAGAGTTTCTACATTAAATTCCATTGAAGCTGTTTCTATTCCCTCTTCATTATATCCATGAGCTTTAACTTCACTATAGTGAGTTGTAATTATAGATTTACATCTCTTATCTTTTAAATAATCTATTACAGCCATAGCAAAAGCTGATCCTTCTGCTGGATCTGTTCCTGATCCTAACTCGTCTAGCAATACTAAAGATGCTTTAGTTACATTTTCAAGTATCTCTTGAACATTTTTTAGATGAGCTGAGAAAGATGAAAGTGATTGCTCTATACTTTGCTCATCTCCTATGTCAGCAAATACCCCTGTAAAGAATCCTATACTTGAGTGTTCATGAGCTGGGATTGGTATTCCTGTCAATGCCATTAATGTTAAAAGTCCAGCTGTTTTTAGAGCAACTGTTTTCCCCCCAGTATTTGGTCCTGTTATTAAAAGTGTATTGTAGTCTTTTCCTATTTCAAATGTTAGAGGAACAACTTTATCAGCAGGAATAAATGGATGTCTTGCATCTACTAAAGTTAAAACCTCTCTATTATTAATACTTGGAACTACACATTTTTTCTCAATTCCATATACTGCTCTTGCATTTAAAATATCAAGAGTGATTATAGCCTCTCCAACCTTATCTATATCATCTTTACTATTTCTAATATAGTCAGTTATTCTTAAAAGGATCTTTCTAATCTCTTCTTTCTCTTTTATCTCTAATTCTCTCATCTTATTGTTTAAAGCAACTATTGATAGTGGCTCAATAAATACTGTTTGTCCACTTGAAGATCTATCGTGTTCTATCCCTTTAATTTGCCCTTTAAAATCTGCTTTTACAGGAACAACACTTCTTCCATCTCTTTCAGTTATAATCTTTTCTTGGAATACTTTAGAGAATTGTGGCTCATTGAAAAGCTCATCAAATTTTCTCTTTATATTCATTGAAAGAGTTTTTTTGTGGAATCTAATATCTCTTAAATCTAATGAAGCATCATCTTTTATCTCTTTATTATTATCAACAGCTTTATTGATAATATCTTCTATTGCTCTAAGCATAGGAACATCATGGAATTTATCCTTTAAATCTCTATACTTTCCTAAATCTTCCAATCTATTTTTAAATACTCTAAAAAGTCTTAGGTTATAATTTATATCCCATAGATCTTCAACATCTAAATATGTTCCTATCAATTGAGATTTTTTTGTCAATTTGCAAATATCTCTCATTCCAGCAGTTTCTAATCCACCATCATATTTTACAAAATCTGTAAAATCTCTTAAAATATCTAGTTCCCTATTTAAAGAACTAAAATCTTTAAATGGCTCCATACTCATTATTTTATAATGG is drawn from Fusobacterium varium and contains these coding sequences:
- a CDS encoding aminopeptidase — its product is MNYKKENGWNCVDSKDQVFKFSEGYKEFLSSAKTEREFVTKGIELVESKGFVNAENKSSLKAGDKVYYVNRGKNLVLVVVGEDDIEKGVNYVVSHVDSPRLDLKGNPLYEDLDLAYMKTHYYGGIKKYQWASIPLAMHGVVVLASGEKVNIEIGEKDEDPVFTIPDILPHLAGKIQGDRKSGEVIKGEELQILVGSIPSTIEDKEIKEKIKYTVLEILNRDYGMIEEDFISAELELVPAGKARDLGFDKSMIGAYGQDDRICGYTSMMAILDLEETPKRTAVCFLADKEEIGSAGSTGLKSDYINYVTGDLLEKVKGNYNEMMLRRTLWNSNAMSSDVNAGIDPIFRSVHDAQNAAKIGYGVVVTKYTGARGKSSTNDADAEYVGKIRKILNDAKVNWQIGELGKVDEGGGGTVAMYLAELGIHTIDIGPALLAMHSPFEVSSKLDVYETYRAYKAFYRS
- a CDS encoding ATPase, whose translation is MIKDIVSNEEVKRFFKNELKLNKKSGTYLFYGSDSDQLLEFALYFAKGLCCETFEDDFCDSCNVCQRIERLTYGDLEVVEDVNGIKVDTVRELGYKSSSSASEGKRKIFILKDIQKLKKEAGNSLLKLIEEPAENSFFILLTNSLNILPTIKSRSILVKIKKRDAEELDVDEFTYNFFLGNSRDIENFKISDIDLQKAESYEMIGVHLKKYEETEDFKEKVYIYKCIKDFINNRHYLAQQEKLYFAEEILRGANDRNLQRKIIEYTVSTLGNLSGLEDRLKLKSMLRFPVNMKLVLINLFLNL
- a CDS encoding rod shape-determining protein, which produces MKLFPSFRLNRSIGIDLGTANTLVYSKKHKKIVLNEPSVVAVERESRKVLAVGNEAKEMLGKTPDTIVAVKPLSEGVIADYDITEAMIKYFIKKVFGSYNFIMPEIMICVPIDVTGVEKRAVLEAAISAGAKRAYLIEEARAAALGSGLDIAVPEGNMIIDIGGGSTDVAVISLGGTVVSKTIRTAGNNFDIDIIKYVKKTHNLLIGDKTAEEIKIKIGTALPLEEEETIAIKGRDLIMGLPKTVEISSEEVREAINDSLMEIVECVKYVLERTPPELAADIVDNGIVMAGGGSLIRNFPEMIAKHTNLAVRLAENPLESVVRGAGMALDQLNILRKIEKAER
- a CDS encoding Mini-ribonuclease 3-like protein, whose translation is MEYVDLRETSGVVLAYLGDAVWELYVRKYWISKGLNLQNLNRKVKECVNAKRQSVLYKEILPLLEEKYQQLGNRAKNGNIKTFPKSCSVMEYKEATAFEALIAAFYTDNREDLIEMALKKCIEGEV
- a CDS encoding cysteine--tRNA ligase, producing the protein MIKIYNTLSGKVDEFKPIKDGEVSMYVCGPTVYNYIHIGNARPAIFFDTVRRYFEYRGYKVKYVQNFTDVDDKMIRRANEEGVDLKAIADKYIKAYFEDTSKVNLKEEGMIRPKATEHIGDMIEIIQNLIEKGHAYEADGDVYFDVESYKEKYGALSKQNIDDLQSGARIEVADIKKSPLDFALWKKAKEGEPSWDSPWGKGRPGWHIECSAMSHRYLGDTFDIHGGGQDLIFPHHENEIAQSKCSCGGEFARYWMHNGYININGEKMSKSGTFMLLRQVLEQFEGRVIRLFVLGAHYRKPMEFSNYELNQAKSSLERIENALVRAKNILANEAVENGNDCVELAEVLKTSSEKFIAGMDDDFNTAQGLGAIFELVKELNKALDSEKLSVLGKENVQKTVDYIVNIMEEVLGVKLKLDNEVGNLTSELVEFILELRREARAEKNWGMSDKIRDRLAEMGIKIKDGKDKTTWSM
- a CDS encoding nitrilase, with translation MRVHIEQMKPVLGDREKNLLKMLEAIDKGIANGEDLIVFPELCLNGYVLEDLVFETAIKDVPEILLEKSREISIIFGAVEIGEEDYPYNTLFYLEDGKVIYKHRKVYLANYGMFFEGRYFMSGDKIRAFDTKFGRMAMGQGEDMMHQSVQFILAQDNAKYIFVSAAAPARLGINKHDISSQWRDILKSSSYLNGVYTIFANRVGVEDGITFFGNSMAVAPNGDIIQEADFMKEGSLSCELSDRKVRTARIATPIFKNENLDLVKREIERIIKGKIN
- the ispD gene encoding 2-C-methyl-D-erythritol 4-phosphate cytidylyltransferase gives rise to the protein MYCGNSKIGKKVTLILAAAGVGKRMGLSYPKQFLEYNDKPLFVTPLEIAENSKIIDDIIIVTNEDNIQLVEDICKKYSITKVKEVVAGGKERQNSIYNALRKDDNSDIILVQDGVRPFLKEKYIEKSCELLDNEEDLVGVVVGVPVKDTIKVVGIDGEILTTPNRSALVAVHTPQTFRGDILKQAYEQAEKDGFLGTDDSSLVERLDLKVKILIGDYDNIKITTQEDLKFL
- a CDS encoding endonuclease MutS2, whose translation is MNKHSYTVLEFDKLREELASYSAIEENHYKIMSMEPFKDFSSLNRELDILRDFTDFVKYDGGLETAGMRDICKLTKKSQLIGTYLDVEDLWDINYNLRLFRVFKNRLEDLGKYRDLKDKFHDVPMLRAIEDIINKAVDNNKEIKDDASLDLRDIRFHKKTLSMNIKRKFDELFNEPQFSKVFQEKIITERDGRSVVPVKADFKGQIKGIEHDRSSSGQTVFIEPLSIVALNNKMRELEIKEKEEIRKILLRITDYIRNSKDDIDKVGEAIITLDILNARAVYGIEKKCVVPSINNREVLTLVDARHPFIPADKVVPLTFEIGKDYNTLLITGPNTGGKTVALKTAGLLTLMALTGIPIPAHEHSSIGFFTGVFADIGDEQSIEQSLSSFSAHLKNVQEILENVTKASLVLLDELGSGTDPAEGSAFAMAVIDYLKDKRCKSIITTHYSEVKAHGYNEEGIETASMEFNVETLSPTYRLMIGIPGESNALTIARRLGVSEEVINKAKSYISDDNKKIEKMISNIKDKADELDEMKRQVEFLKAAAQRDKEIFEEKLRVIEKEKNEILKQAYEKADIMMREMQSKAAALVEKIQKEENKKEDIKNVQKSLNMLRSALQEDKSKNVEVKPKVARKIDYKVGDRLFVNSLNQFANVIKINKAKETVQVQAGILKMEVSMDDVKVVHEKKQKEYNTFVHKKTTSVRNEIDLRGKMVDEGIFELENYLDRAVMNSYTEVYVIHGKGTGALREGILNYLKKCPYVKEYRIGGHGEGGLGCTVVTLK